In Hallerella succinigenes, the following are encoded in one genomic region:
- a CDS encoding lipopolysaccharide biosynthesis protein — MPEKNLTQKTVSSVKWSAIEKFGLQGMRFVLGLIMARLLLPSDYGTVGLISIFIAISTTFVDSGFGRALIRKLDRTETDFSTVFYFNIIVACVCYGILFLIAPWIAEFFKVPILTSIVRVQSITLIISALMQIHVSKLTIELNFKALAIRSILATLLSGICGIIMAYNGFGVWALVYQTILQHVINLVFIYIYCRWRPSLVFSWKSFKELGSFGSKLLASSLLHTIYMQMNTLVIGRFFSAKDIGFYNRGAQFAHLPVDTMNSVLGKVAFPIFVNLQNDDTRLINAYRKYVRALSIPVSFGCILLAAIAKPLILLLLTNRWADSILYLQIIALAVVFDPICSVNLVLLQVKGRSDLYLRLEIIKKTVSMAILFAAIPFGVVGICVSKIIYTQFAVIVNTYYTGKFFNLGYFAQVKDFSKYLLIAVFACLPAFGLANVPLTEWLSIPENAAYFVSLAVGCISATGLYYLFLRKDESFQYFLKIFENKFPFLKKVFR, encoded by the coding sequence ATGCCAGAAAAAAACTTAACTCAAAAAACAGTCTCGTCGGTTAAATGGTCCGCCATCGAGAAATTTGGATTGCAGGGAATGCGGTTCGTTCTCGGGTTGATTATGGCCCGCTTGCTATTGCCGTCTGACTACGGTACTGTTGGGTTGATTTCGATTTTTATTGCCATCTCGACGACTTTTGTGGACAGCGGTTTTGGTCGAGCTCTAATCCGAAAGCTGGATCGCACGGAAACCGATTTTTCGACAGTCTTTTATTTTAACATCATCGTCGCTTGCGTTTGTTATGGCATTCTTTTCTTGATCGCACCTTGGATTGCGGAATTTTTTAAGGTTCCTATATTAACATCCATTGTCCGGGTACAGAGTATCACTTTGATCATCAGTGCGCTGATGCAAATTCATGTATCCAAGCTGACGATTGAACTCAATTTTAAGGCCCTTGCCATTCGCTCCATTCTGGCGACTCTCTTGTCTGGTATTTGCGGAATTATCATGGCTTATAACGGCTTTGGCGTTTGGGCCTTGGTCTATCAGACAATCTTGCAGCATGTCATCAATCTGGTTTTCATTTATATCTACTGCAGGTGGCGTCCTTCCCTTGTTTTTTCTTGGAAGTCATTTAAGGAACTGGGCTCGTTTGGCAGCAAACTTTTAGCGTCGAGTCTTTTGCATACGATTTACATGCAAATGAATACACTGGTAATCGGCCGCTTTTTTTCGGCAAAGGACATCGGTTTTTACAATCGAGGCGCCCAGTTTGCCCATTTGCCTGTGGACACAATGAACAGCGTTTTGGGTAAAGTGGCTTTCCCAATTTTTGTCAATTTGCAAAATGACGATACTCGCTTGATCAATGCGTATAGGAAGTATGTCCGGGCACTTTCAATTCCTGTTTCATTTGGGTGTATTTTATTGGCAGCGATTGCAAAGCCGCTGATTCTGCTTTTACTCACAAACCGCTGGGCGGATTCGATTCTTTATTTGCAAATTATCGCGCTCGCGGTAGTCTTTGATCCCATCTGTTCTGTGAATCTGGTTCTGCTTCAGGTGAAGGGTCGGTCGGATCTTTATTTGCGCCTTGAAATTATCAAGAAGACTGTTTCCATGGCGATTCTCTTTGCGGCGATCCCGTTTGGGGTTGTCGGCATTTGTGTGTCGAAGATTATTTATACTCAATTTGCGGTCATTGTAAATACGTATTATACGGGCAAGTTCTTTAATCTTGGCTATTTTGCACAAGTGAAGGATTTTTCCAAGTATTTGTTGATCGCGGTTTTCGCGTGCTTGCCTGCATTTGGCCTTGCGAATGTTCCTTTGACGGAATGGTTGTCTATTCCAGAAAACGCCGCGTATTTTGTAAGCCTAGCCGTGGGATGTATTTCTGCGACGGGCTTGTATTATCTATTTTTGCGGAAAGACGAGTCGTTTCAGTACTTTCTTAAAATATTTGAAAATAAGTTTCCCTTTTTAAAAAAGGTGTTCCGGTAA
- a CDS encoding CDP-glycerol glycerophosphotransferase family protein: MPRNPKKILFGAWWGNQFSDNPKYFLKYILSLNQGFECYWFGNECIRSKVEAFPGVTFVKKGSLKARWHLLTAKWMVTNLGAECDVTNRFPTYGRIKQLTFWHGTAYKGVCNRDYHAELSKNPFKRFAQYFLSKDFSIAAPLWSWASFSFEEMRFLMPYEVPWQFKPEMSIAAGTARIDYLIQNKDNPDEIRRVKANIASMLGLPTDKRWILYMPTWRKGIGVNYSFMTSKRTGEINAILEKKNAILIEKQHPQVLQKNNIQGGWNGSIYMMSSDNALTDIDTQELLLSSDCLITDYSSCLCDFETMDRPVIHYVYDYKEYTSTERTDYHDVHEYAAGPVAFSEDEFIQALAMDDAAMLAVKGPKAGDLVAAEKGHACETFAKWVGLIP, from the coding sequence ATGCCCCGAAATCCGAAAAAGATTCTTTTTGGCGCTTGGTGGGGAAATCAATTTTCCGATAACCCCAAATATTTTTTGAAATATATCCTTTCCTTGAATCAGGGATTTGAATGTTATTGGTTTGGGAATGAGTGCATCCGTTCCAAGGTAGAAGCTTTTCCTGGAGTGACCTTTGTAAAAAAAGGCAGCCTGAAAGCGCGTTGGCATTTATTGACTGCAAAATGGATGGTTACCAATTTAGGCGCGGAATGCGATGTGACAAATCGGTTCCCGACTTACGGCCGCATTAAGCAGCTGACTTTTTGGCATGGTACTGCATACAAGGGTGTCTGTAACCGAGACTATCACGCAGAGCTTTCCAAGAATCCTTTCAAGAGATTTGCACAGTATTTTTTATCGAAGGATTTTAGCATTGCCGCTCCGTTGTGGTCGTGGGCTTCGTTCTCGTTTGAAGAAATGCGTTTTTTGATGCCTTATGAAGTTCCTTGGCAGTTCAAGCCCGAAATGTCCATTGCTGCGGGGACTGCGAGAATCGATTACTTGATTCAAAATAAAGACAATCCAGACGAAATCCGTCGTGTCAAGGCAAACATCGCGTCGATGCTGGGGCTTCCCACGGATAAACGCTGGATCCTTTATATGCCGACATGGCGCAAGGGAATTGGGGTGAATTACTCGTTTATGACGTCTAAGAGGACCGGCGAAATCAACGCGATTCTTGAAAAGAAAAATGCCATTTTGATAGAAAAGCAGCATCCGCAGGTTTTGCAAAAGAACAATATTCAGGGCGGATGGAACGGCTCCATTTACATGATGTCGTCGGATAACGCTTTGACGGATATCGATACTCAGGAATTGTTGCTATCCAGTGATTGCCTGATTACGGATTATTCGTCTTGCCTGTGCGATTTTGAAACGATGGATAGACCCGTGATTCACTATGTGTACGATTACAAGGAATACACATCGACAGAACGGACGGATTATCATGATGTCCATGAATATGCGGCCGGCCCAGTTGCTTTTTCGGAAGATGAATTTATTCAGGCTTTGGCCATGGATGATGCGGCGATGTTGGCTGTGAAGGGCCCCAAGGCTGGAGATTTGGTTGCTGCGGAAAAAGGACATGCCTGTGAAACTTTTGCAAAGTGGGTGGGGCTGATTCCGTGA
- a CDS encoding glycosyltransferase — MTLTNYKVSILIPVYNVSSFIIRCLKSVSAQTYDGELECILVDDCGCKQVIKTIVKL, encoded by the coding sequence TTGACTCTGACGAATTACAAAGTTTCTATACTAATCCCCGTCTATAATGTGTCTAGTTTTATTATTAGATGTTTAAAATCAGTGTCGGCGCAAACATATGATGGTGAATTGGAGTGTATTCTTGTAGATGATTGTGGTTGTAAACAAGTGATTAAGACCATTGTAAAGCTATGA
- the trxA gene encoding thioredoxin: MSELTITKENFEAEVMQSKVPVLIDFWASWCGPCRMLSPIISEIAEESEGKFKVGKVNVDEQEELAAQFRVSSIPTLVVVKDGKVTNSSVGVRPKAQILAMI, translated from the coding sequence ATGTCTGAACTGACGATCACAAAAGAAAACTTTGAAGCAGAAGTTATGCAGTCCAAGGTCCCTGTGCTCATCGATTTTTGGGCAAGCTGGTGCGGGCCTTGCCGCATGCTCTCCCCGATCATTTCCGAAATTGCGGAAGAGAGCGAGGGAAAGTTCAAGGTTGGCAAGGTGAACGTGGACGAGCAGGAAGAACTCGCCGCCCAGTTCCGCGTATCGAGCATTCCGACTCTGGTCGTGGTCAAGGACGGCAAGGTCACGAACAGCTCTGTCGGCGTGCGGCCTAAGGCTCAGATTCTTGCCATGATCTAA
- a CDS encoding Crp/Fnr family transcriptional regulator: protein MIHQLTFETEVSAVKDTTVLVVPASICGQLMESNIHVKALVFEKETERFSQTLWALQMMLFKKFDQRLASYFVAAYEKSGKLEIQKTQEEIARDVNSAREVVARMLREFSAKGLVNVKRGAIHFLDIEGLKKIGSSPRSSL from the coding sequence GTGATTCACCAGCTGACCTTTGAAACGGAAGTCTCGGCGGTCAAGGATACGACGGTGCTCGTCGTTCCCGCTTCCATCTGTGGACAGCTGATGGAGTCGAACATCCACGTGAAGGCTCTAGTCTTTGAAAAAGAAACGGAACGTTTTTCGCAAACGCTCTGGGCTTTGCAGATGATGCTTTTCAAAAAGTTCGATCAGCGCCTGGCTTCTTACTTTGTGGCCGCCTATGAAAAGAGCGGAAAGCTTGAAATTCAAAAGACGCAAGAAGAAATCGCTCGCGATGTAAATTCTGCCCGAGAGGTTGTCGCTCGCATGCTCCGAGAATTTTCCGCGAAGGGCCTTGTAAACGTAAAACGAGGTGCGATTCATTTCCTCGATATAGAAGGCCTAAAAAAGATAGGATCGTCTCCTCGCTCCTCGTTATGA
- a CDS encoding sugar phosphate nucleotidyltransferase gives MKIILPIAGKGVRLRPYTNELPKCLLPVGGKTIIDWIVEDADRLTPKETIFIAGYKAEKIQEYLEKKPEWGNTRVVLQMNPQGLGEAIARGLPYVNDGEPLLIILGDTLFEADLAQLEFAEDNVLYTYKVSDPRRFGVAVTNEKGEITELVEKPQTYVSDEAIVGIYYIKDTAELRKALRKMISKDIRSNGEIQLTDALQMMIEAGCKFKTAPVERWLDCGLPETLIDTNSIMLNKNDNSANFHFPGTKIIPPCHIGKNVKLENCTIGPNVDLGDNCSLRFVNIKNCVVWANESLSFTLIENQIVASC, from the coding sequence ATGAAGATTATTCTACCCATTGCCGGTAAAGGCGTTAGACTGCGCCCTTACACCAACGAATTGCCCAAATGCCTGTTACCTGTGGGCGGTAAAACGATTATCGATTGGATTGTGGAAGACGCCGATCGTCTTACCCCCAAAGAAACCATCTTTATTGCCGGATACAAGGCGGAAAAGATCCAAGAATATCTGGAAAAGAAACCGGAATGGGGAAACACGCGTGTCGTGTTGCAAATGAACCCGCAGGGCCTTGGCGAAGCGATCGCCCGCGGACTCCCCTATGTGAACGACGGAGAACCGTTGCTGATCATTCTCGGAGACACGCTCTTTGAAGCGGACCTTGCCCAGCTTGAATTCGCCGAAGACAATGTCCTTTACACGTACAAAGTTTCGGATCCTCGCCGCTTTGGCGTCGCCGTTACGAACGAAAAGGGCGAAATCACCGAACTCGTCGAAAAGCCGCAGACTTACGTAAGCGACGAAGCCATCGTCGGTATCTATTACATCAAGGATACCGCCGAACTCCGCAAGGCACTTCGCAAAATGATTTCAAAAGACATTCGCTCGAACGGCGAAATCCAGCTGACCGACGCCCTGCAGATGATGATCGAAGCCGGTTGCAAATTCAAAACTGCTCCAGTGGAACGCTGGCTCGACTGCGGACTCCCGGAAACGCTGATCGATACGAATTCGATTATGCTGAACAAGAACGACAACAGCGCGAACTTCCACTTCCCCGGCACCAAGATTATTCCGCCCTGCCACATCGGCAAAAACGTGAAGCTCGAAAACTGCACCATAGGACCGAACGTGGATCTCGGCGACAACTGTTCGCTCAGATTCGTGAACATCAAGAACTGCGTCGTCTGGGCAAACGAGTCGCTTAGTTTCACCCTTATCGAAAACCAGATCGTGGCTAGCTGCTGA
- a CDS encoding nitroreductase family protein — protein MNTFLELAQKRYSCRIFIEKTVEAEKLQLVLEAGRIAPTATNAQPVRVFVLKSESALSKIRKATPMAYNAPVVLMVCYDSSISYRASKYNDPHDSGYEDGSIVTTHMMLEAKDLGLDTLWARGFNAQDIEKAFDLPPQMKLVCLLDVGYADPERGNPSPRHSQRIPMEEFSQEL, from the coding sequence ATGAATACTTTCCTTGAATTAGCTCAGAAGCGATACAGTTGCCGCATTTTTATTGAAAAAACGGTTGAAGCCGAAAAATTACAGCTGGTTTTGGAAGCAGGCCGCATTGCGCCGACAGCGACCAACGCTCAGCCGGTCCGAGTCTTCGTTCTCAAGTCCGAGTCCGCCCTCTCGAAGATCCGCAAAGCAACCCCAATGGCTTACAATGCTCCGGTCGTCCTCATGGTCTGCTACGACTCGTCGATCAGCTACAGAGCAAGCAAGTACAACGATCCGCACGACAGCGGCTACGAAGATGGCAGCATCGTGACGACACACATGATGCTCGAAGCCAAAGACCTGGGACTTGATACGCTTTGGGCCCGCGGTTTTAACGCTCAAGACATCGAAAAGGCATTCGACCTTCCTCCGCAGATGAAGCTCGTTTGCCTGTTGGATGTCGGATACGCAGATCCGGAACGTGGCAATCCTAGCCCGCGTCACAGCCAGCGCATTCCGATGGAGGAATTCTCGCAGGAACTTTGA
- a CDS encoding uracil-DNA glycosylase family protein: MKDVEKHPLKPFLPKNAKLLMLGSFPPPQKRWCMHFYYPNFINDMWRILGKVFFDDRDYFVLKEKKSFDKEKIIDFLNTAGIGIYDTAIEVRRLKGNASDAFLEVVKPTDVKGMLTKLSQCKAVVTTGTLATKTLCEMLGAEEPDVGGRSPFRLGNRELFLYRTPSSSRAYPLAFEKKVEAYRKMFSELGMGLSNMN; encoded by the coding sequence ATGAAAGACGTCGAAAAACATCCGCTCAAACCTTTTTTGCCGAAGAATGCCAAGCTTTTGATGCTTGGCAGTTTTCCGCCTCCGCAAAAACGTTGGTGCATGCACTTTTACTATCCGAATTTCATCAACGATATGTGGCGCATTTTGGGGAAGGTTTTTTTTGATGACAGGGATTACTTTGTACTTAAAGAAAAGAAGTCGTTTGACAAAGAAAAGATCATCGACTTTTTGAATACGGCAGGGATTGGAATCTATGATACCGCGATAGAAGTCCGACGCTTAAAGGGGAACGCCTCGGACGCTTTTCTCGAAGTGGTGAAGCCGACCGATGTGAAGGGAATGCTGACAAAACTTTCACAGTGTAAGGCCGTGGTGACGACAGGAACGCTCGCGACAAAGACTTTGTGCGAAATGCTTGGTGCAGAAGAACCTGATGTCGGCGGAAGAAGCCCGTTCAGGCTCGGAAATCGCGAGCTTTTTTTGTACCGCACCCCGAGTTCCAGCCGCGCGTATCCGCTTGCCTTTGAGAAGAAAGTGGAAGCCTACAGGAAGATGTTTTCTGAACTTGGAATGGGACTTTCAAATATGAATTAA
- a CDS encoding MBOAT family O-acyltransferase: MTDITSLLQSIFLFDPSKPLIFTQFYFWAFFAVIFALFTFLHSKVMLRNAFLFFASLFFYYKTSGSYLVLLVFCVVVNFFGGRLLYKMEQSKRKIALLVSLVVIDLLTLGYFKYAYFFLDVLHQLFGINLKVYNFFAAASNSIFKTQSLVDQIILPVGISFFTFQAISYCVDVYKKSVPAITNLFDFGFYLTFFPQLVAGPIIRADKFIPQLHRKFFLSHHEFGMAMFWILNGLAKKIIMSDFLATQFVDRVFETPLLFTGFENFLALFAYSLQVYADFSGYTDIATGVALLMGFHLPQNFNSPYKADKPAEFWHRWHMSLSRWLRDYIYIPLGGNRGSGFGTFFWTAVISAIAIMLSGSVWVASALGVLYLSLGLWAYFKPDSRKTISKHMNAMITQLMGGLWHGASWNFIIWGGLNGLGMIANTQWSKQKIEVRAILMFVITAAAIIACKYHFEPAFGIAAVWCGVIFFGIYANMIYNLFATRSLPKLRYAWNVLLTFVFITSTRLFFRAGSNLDPAEANEVAWETARNMIHQIGSPWDLSIVPQQAFAHLSIILVFLLGMAIHWLPNHFKRWYRMVFCHLPVWAMIAFAVVACFVIYQFSSADSPPFIYFQF, translated from the coding sequence ATGACCGATATCACGAGCCTTCTTCAAAGCATTTTCCTATTTGACCCGTCGAAGCCGCTGATCTTTACGCAGTTCTATTTTTGGGCGTTCTTCGCGGTCATCTTTGCGCTGTTCACTTTTTTACACAGCAAGGTGATGCTGCGGAATGCGTTCCTTTTCTTTGCAAGTCTTTTCTTCTATTATAAAACCAGCGGAAGCTATCTCGTTCTGCTTGTATTTTGCGTTGTCGTCAATTTTTTCGGCGGACGCCTGTTGTACAAAATGGAGCAGAGCAAGCGCAAGATAGCTCTTCTCGTTTCGCTTGTCGTCATTGATCTTTTAACGCTCGGATACTTTAAGTACGCCTACTTTTTTCTCGATGTTTTGCATCAGCTGTTCGGCATTAACCTAAAGGTTTACAACTTCTTTGCCGCGGCGAGCAATTCCATTTTCAAAACGCAATCCCTCGTGGACCAGATTATTCTCCCGGTGGGCATTTCGTTCTTCACGTTCCAAGCGATCAGCTATTGCGTGGACGTTTACAAAAAAAGCGTTCCCGCTATCACGAACCTTTTTGATTTTGGTTTTTACTTAACGTTCTTCCCACAGCTTGTGGCCGGCCCAATCATCCGTGCCGACAAATTCATTCCGCAGCTGCACCGCAAATTCTTCCTTTCGCATCATGAATTCGGCATGGCCATGTTCTGGATTTTGAACGGCCTTGCAAAAAAAATTATCATGAGCGACTTTTTGGCGACCCAGTTCGTGGACCGCGTTTTTGAAACACCGCTCCTCTTTACAGGCTTTGAAAACTTCCTCGCGCTCTTCGCCTATTCGTTGCAGGTGTACGCCGACTTCTCCGGTTACACGGACATTGCGACGGGTGTGGCGCTGCTTATGGGATTCCACCTGCCGCAAAACTTTAATTCCCCATACAAGGCAGACAAGCCGGCGGAATTCTGGCACCGTTGGCACATGTCGCTTTCCCGCTGGCTCCGCGACTACATTTACATTCCTCTCGGCGGTAACCGCGGATCGGGATTCGGCACGTTCTTCTGGACTGCGGTAATTTCGGCGATTGCGATTATGCTGTCGGGAAGTGTTTGGGTGGCGTCGGCACTCGGTGTACTGTACCTGTCCTTGGGGCTTTGGGCTTACTTTAAGCCGGATTCCCGCAAAACGATTTCGAAGCACATGAATGCGATGATTACGCAGCTTATGGGCGGTCTTTGGCACGGTGCGAGTTGGAACTTTATTATTTGGGGCGGCTTAAATGGTCTTGGCATGATTGCAAACACGCAGTGGAGCAAGCAAAAGATTGAAGTCCGCGCCATTTTGATGTTCGTGATTACCGCGGCGGCGATCATCGCTTGCAAATATCACTTTGAACCTGCCTTTGGCATTGCGGCTGTCTGGTGCGGCGTGATTTTCTTTGGCATTTATGCGAACATGATTTACAATCTTTTCGCGACCAGATCTTTGCCTAAGCTCCGTTATGCATGGAATGTACTGCTCACGTTCGTGTTCATTACATCTACGCGTCTTTTCTTCCGCGCCGGCTCCAATTTGGACCCTGCAGAAGCAAACGAAGTCGCCTGGGAAACCGCTCGCAATATGATTCACCAGATCGGAAGCCCGTGGGATCTTTCGATTGTACCGCAGCAGGCTTTTGCGCATCTTTCGATAATTCTTGTGTTCTTGCTCGGCATGGCCATTCACTGGTTACCGAATCATTTCAAGCGTTGGTACAGAATGGTCTTTTGCCACCTGCCGGTTTGGGCTATGATCGCCTTTGCCGTCGTCGCGTGCTTTGTAATCTACCAGTTCTCGAGCGCAGACTCCCCACCGTTTATCTATTTCCAATTCTAA
- a CDS encoding GDSL-type esterase/lipase family protein, whose protein sequence is MMIRALLCLLALSASLFADTIPTVNLPIDTSKNHIEFPGGNISYVPFLRKLDSLVYTGKGNINILHLGGSHIQADVISNRVRVHLLQDLKLPAASRGFVFPYTAARTNTPVSYASRRKGHFKWLRSVYKERKVKLGAMGFEITTIDPDAEVRIVLDSRIPDQKFWYFTHVRVFGTSNDSIEPVLQLDSNGTHYFGKHDTLSNSYAFTLPRRADSLILTFPWKDSLAEKKLRDTLSTLDSLGQDSLFADTSFLKTQPAFTLTGILLSDTVPGLTYNSIGVNGADLEAYLSLEHFENDLLFSRPDLVIFAIGVNDANVENFDPELFKARYDTLISRIRKVSPKAAFLFMSNNDNFYTKTNKPNLNGLLVVEACKQLAKKYKGGFWDMFGVMGGFKSMEKWYIADYAKKDHVHFKNAGYELLGDLFYDALQEVLRPEAPKVTVIPKNLPAKNLTTQPAKKSPKRKAKK, encoded by the coding sequence ATGATGATCCGCGCGCTTCTCTGCCTTCTCGCTCTGAGCGCGTCTCTTTTTGCAGACACGATTCCAACGGTGAATCTGCCGATTGACACGTCCAAGAATCACATCGAATTCCCGGGTGGGAATATTTCCTATGTTCCTTTCTTGCGCAAGCTCGACTCGCTCGTTTATACAGGAAAGGGAAACATCAATATTTTACATCTGGGCGGATCCCACATTCAGGCGGATGTGATTTCGAACCGAGTCCGCGTCCATTTGCTTCAAGACCTAAAACTCCCCGCAGCCAGCAGAGGTTTTGTTTTTCCGTACACGGCGGCGCGCACCAACACGCCCGTAAGCTACGCCTCGCGCCGCAAGGGCCACTTCAAATGGCTCCGCAGCGTTTACAAGGAGCGCAAAGTCAAACTCGGAGCGATGGGCTTTGAAATCACCACAATCGACCCCGACGCCGAAGTGCGCATCGTGCTCGACAGCCGCATACCGGATCAAAAATTCTGGTACTTTACCCATGTCCGCGTCTTTGGAACTTCGAACGATTCCATTGAACCGGTTTTACAGCTCGATTCGAACGGCACGCATTACTTCGGAAAGCACGATACGCTGTCGAACAGCTACGCATTCACGCTTCCCCGCCGCGCGGATTCTTTAATTCTCACATTCCCCTGGAAAGATTCCCTCGCCGAAAAAAAGCTGCGCGATACACTGTCGACGCTCGATTCCCTCGGTCAGGATTCGCTCTTTGCAGACACGAGCTTCTTGAAGACGCAGCCAGCCTTTACGCTCACCGGGATTCTGCTTTCGGATACCGTTCCAGGGCTCACGTACAATTCGATCGGGGTGAACGGCGCAGACCTCGAAGCGTATCTTTCGCTTGAACATTTTGAAAACGACCTGCTCTTTTCACGCCCGGACCTTGTGATTTTCGCCATCGGCGTGAACGATGCAAATGTCGAGAACTTTGACCCGGAACTTTTCAAGGCGCGGTACGACACATTGATTAGCCGCATTCGAAAGGTTTCTCCCAAAGCGGCATTCCTCTTTATGTCAAACAACGACAACTTTTACACAAAGACGAACAAGCCGAATTTGAACGGTCTTCTCGTCGTCGAAGCGTGCAAACAGCTCGCCAAAAAATACAAGGGCGGCTTCTGGGACATGTTTGGGGTAATGGGTGGATTCAAATCGATGGAAAAGTGGTACATCGCCGATTATGCGAAAAAAGATCACGTCCATTTTAAGAATGCAGGCTATGAACTATTAGGCGATCTCTTTTACGACGCCCTGCAAGAAGTTCTTCGCCCGGAAGCACCCAAGGTGACCGTGATACCGAAGAATTTGCCTGCGAAAAATCTGACGACTCAACCGGCTAAAAAATCCCCTAAACGGAAGGCAAAAAAATGA
- the hisS gene encoding histidine--tRNA ligase: protein MSNSKMQTPPLPKGTRDFYPESMRIQNYIFDTWRKAALRFGYEEYEGPMFEHLELYTGKSGDEIVSQLYDFMDKGDRHIALRPEMTPTLARLVIQKGNSLRKPFKWFSLPRLFRYEKAQKGRLREFFQLNLDIIGTESIYAEADLLSAIASMLKDFGLKADDFCIGVSSRKLLNVFLAEIGVADTSKVYPVLDRRLKIGKDDFYAELAAAGLSAEQTKKLDDFMDSKGIDEVASKISSEESKAALDEIRHLFKTLEAAGVAESVALDLSIVRGLAYYTGIVFEVYDKGKSMRAIAGGGRYDSLTEKLGGQKVPGVGFGMGDVVLANLLEERGLLPSSKQSLDFFVASFANDMDKVFQVASELRSRGFNVSHPLAPAKLGKQMEQANAQGAKIVVYVDGDKAPAGGFEYKILTTGTPGAGSLEEIAQIKA, encoded by the coding sequence ATGAGTAACTCTAAAATGCAAACTCCTCCCCTGCCAAAGGGAACCCGTGATTTTTATCCGGAATCCATGCGGATTCAGAACTACATCTTTGACACCTGGCGCAAGGCGGCTCTCCGTTTCGGATACGAAGAATACGAAGGCCCGATGTTCGAACATCTCGAACTTTACACCGGCAAATCCGGTGACGAAATCGTAAGCCAGCTTTACGACTTCATGGACAAAGGCGACCGCCACATTGCACTCCGCCCGGAAATGACGCCGACGCTCGCCCGCCTCGTGATTCAAAAAGGCAACTCCCTCCGCAAACCGTTCAAGTGGTTCAGCCTCCCGAGACTCTTCCGCTACGAAAAGGCGCAGAAGGGCCGTCTCCGCGAATTCTTTCAGTTGAACCTGGACATCATCGGAACGGAAAGCATTTACGCCGAAGCGGACCTTCTTTCCGCAATCGCATCCATGCTCAAGGACTTCGGTCTCAAGGCTGACGACTTCTGCATTGGCGTTTCGAGCCGCAAACTTTTGAACGTCTTTCTCGCTGAAATCGGCGTTGCCGACACTTCCAAGGTTTACCCGGTTCTCGACCGCCGTTTGAAGATCGGCAAGGACGATTTTTATGCGGAACTCGCCGCTGCAGGTCTTTCTGCGGAACAGACGAAAAAACTCGACGACTTCATGGATTCCAAGGGCATCGACGAAGTCGCATCCAAGATTTCGAGCGAAGAATCGAAGGCAGCCCTCGACGAAATCCGTCATCTGTTCAAGACTCTTGAAGCCGCTGGCGTTGCAGAATCCGTAGCGCTCGACCTTTCGATTGTGCGCGGTCTCGCCTATTACACGGGCATTGTCTTTGAAGTTTACGACAAGGGCAAATCCATGCGCGCGATTGCAGGCGGTGGACGTTACGACAGCCTCACCGAAAAGCTCGGCGGCCAGAAGGTTCCAGGCGTGGGCTTTGGCATGGGTGATGTCGTACTTGCAAATCTCCTCGAAGAACGCGGGCTTTTGCCGTCTTCCAAGCAGTCTCTTGACTTCTTTGTCGCAAGCTTCGCAAACGACATGGACAAGGTTTTCCAGGTCGCAAGTGAACTGCGCAGCCGTGGCTTCAACGTGAGCCATCCGCTCGCACCGGCAAAGCTCGGCAAACAGATGGAACAGGCGAACGCCCAGGGCGCCAAGATAGTCGTCTATGTGGACGGCGACAAGGCTCCGGCTGGCGGCTTCGAATACAAGATCCTTACCACAGGAACTCCAGGCGCAGGCTCTCTCGAAGAGATCGCCCAAATCAAGGCTTAA